The following proteins are co-located in the Paenibacillus sp. JNUCC32 genome:
- the nth gene encoding endonuclease III, with protein sequence MNAATVRHILDTMESMFPDAHCELNHSNAFELTIAVLLSAQCTDETVNKVTKDLFQKYKTPLDYVSVPIEELEQDIRRIGLYRNKAKHIQNLCRILIEQYGGEVPEAHDELVKLPGVGRKTANVVVSNAFGVPAIAVDTHVERVSKRLGLAAWKDSVLEVEKKLMKRVPREEWTMTHHRIIFFGRYHCKAQNPQCPVCPLLDVCREGKKRMKTLAVRKNKEQP encoded by the coding sequence ATGAATGCGGCAACGGTGCGGCATATTTTGGACACGATGGAGAGCATGTTTCCGGATGCACATTGCGAACTGAATCACAGCAATGCGTTTGAGCTGACCATCGCCGTGCTGCTGTCCGCCCAGTGCACGGATGAAACGGTAAATAAAGTAACAAAGGATCTGTTTCAGAAATACAAAACGCCTTTGGATTACGTATCGGTACCGATCGAGGAGCTTGAGCAGGATATCAGACGGATCGGGTTATACCGGAACAAGGCCAAACATATTCAGAACTTGTGCAGGATTCTGATCGAACAGTATGGCGGGGAAGTACCGGAGGCTCATGACGAGCTGGTCAAATTGCCCGGGGTTGGACGCAAGACGGCCAATGTCGTCGTATCCAACGCCTTTGGCGTGCCTGCCATTGCGGTGGATACGCATGTGGAGCGGGTATCCAAACGGCTTGGACTGGCTGCTTGGAAAGATTCCGTGCTGGAAGTGGAGAAAAAGCTGATGAAGCGGGTGCCGCGTGAAGAATGGACGATGACGCATCATCGGATCATTTTTTTCGGAAGGTACCACTGTAAAGCTCAAAATCCGCAATGCCCGGTATGCCCGCTGCTGGATGTTTGCCGCGAAGGAAAGAAACGTATGAAAACCTTAGCAGTCAGGAAGAATAAGGAACAACCGTAA